The window GAGATGGGCTACCTGCACAAATTACATCAGTATAGGTGTGATTTGTGGTAGGGCATGGAAAAGCATATTTTGCAAGTTTTCCCAAAGCATTGATTTTTACTTTGAGATTTCCAACTTTAACAATTTTTAGTATTTTGGATTTTTGTTTGCTTTTTGATTTTATGCTTTTTCTTGATTCTCTTCTCACTTTGGTTTTTTTACCTTTCATAATTAATGTTAAAGTATTATACTCATACTTATGCTTTAATTACTTTTAAATTTTATATATTTTAATTGAAATATTGAAATTTTAGAGATTTAGAATTATTATGATGTCAGTGTCAATATTTAGCAATTATTTTGAAAAGAAATTTTGTGCGTAAAAGTCGATATAAAATGTGCAGTAAGCTTATCGGAGTAGCTACAAACTCCTTCTCTATTTTTCTCTTAAAATATAGAATTTTTAGTGGTTTTTAAATTATGAATTATCATAATGTATAATGTTAACAGGTGACAATTATTTTTTAGAATAGATTCAAAATTCAATTAAAAGATTTCAATTATCTATATTTTTAATGATGATTGATCGTGAACAAGTTGTCTGAATATATCATAAGCTTTTTGTCTCCCCTCACCACTAGTTAATTTATACTCTTTTCCTTTACCTCTAGAACCTCTCATTCTAATTAAATTAGGGTATTTTTTTAAAGTGTAAGAAAAATTAGCGAGATCTTTGACACCTAATGAGCGTAAACAATCAACAATGGGAGAAGCTTTAACCCACTCTTCTTCAAATATAGATTCTTTAATTGCAATCATACAAATAGAAACAATCATGTGTTTTCTTGCATCAGAACCAGATATTGGCAATATTCAGATATGAAATTCATAGAATAAAAGCAATTTTATTTTAAAATATTTTAAATGAATTTATTATCTAGGATCTGAAACATTTTATTGACTTTACCGTCTAATTGAGCAGTGATATTCCATGCAATTTTTGGTTTTGCTCTTACATATACCAGAGATTTGTTATTATTGTCAGACACTATGATTTCACAGTTTTCTCCAAAAGAAAACAGGCTTACTCCAGTAGATACTTCGATTCTTCGTATAGAGTTTTCAATTTTAGAAATTTTTAATCCTGCTTCTTGAACTGCTATAATCAAGGCTTGAAATAATTCGTCAGGATTTTTATCATATTCCTTTGAAGCAATATTTTCCATTTTTAATTTCCTTTGTTAATAGAGTCATCCTCTGAATATGACATTGGGTTTCTACAACATGGGCAGTTAAATTCCTTGATATGGGGAGAGTAATAGTCAAAAGACACATTGCAGATATTACATTTTGGATGTGCTTGTTTCTTTGGTTTTGGTCCGATCATATAACCAGCTATAGCACCAAGTATCATTCCAACAGGTCCAAAAACAGAACCTACAGCTGCACCTGCTGCACCGGTAGCTAGATCTTTTCTAAATTTTCCAATTGATTTTGATAGTGATTGTATTTCTAACATATCGGTAGTACTATTTAGATCAAATAATGCATATGATGTAACATATGGAATTGGATAAGGAATTGATGTACCTTGTCTTTCAAAAACAAATATCTTTTTATTTTTTGCTGATGCCACACCATCTTCATAAATAACCCAGTTTTTTGTATATTCTGTTTTGACTACATTATCGGTTAAAAAAAGAAACACATAATCACTAAGTTCTACTTTGTTACGTATTTCTTCATATGGAATTGGTAGTTTATTTTTAGGATTTATGAATTCTTCAAGAATTGGGACGTGTCCTATATTTTCTAAAATTTTCTTCATGGTTAAAACTAATTCTGAATCATTTTTACTATGAGATATGAAGATCGTAGCCAATTATCATAGTATTTGATATTTGTTAATCAATATACGTATCTAATATTTTGTGCGTGCTCATTCAGATTTGATATTATTTAGATTTGAATTGTGATAAAACAGTAATGGGCCGAGTGAGATTCGAACTCACGATCACTGCCATGTCGGGGCAGTATCCTAACCGGCTAGACTACCGGCCCTACTGTAAATAAAAATTAGATGTTATTAAATCAAAAGAGATACGATTATGATTTAAAATATTTAAACAAATGTCCTCGAAGTGACTTGTCAAGTTAGTTCGTCTCCCATTATTTTACGCATAGGAATGGCTCACATGGACTCGGATGGGGGAAATTTTGTAGATGAAATTGACTCGTATGATTAAGCATTCTTTATTTCTATTATTTGCGTTCATTTTAAAAATGGCATCATTTGTCATACACTGTCTTGGATATGATTCCATGATAGAATTTCCAGTTGCAATGCAATCTTCAAAATTTTCTATTAATGATTCTAGTGGACTGAATTTTTTAACAGTATAACAAAATTCTTTGGTAGATCATTCATTGTTTTGTGTTATTCTTCAGGAAATTCCCAATTTTTGTAATCATTAAAATCGTAGATGCTTGTTGTGTTAAGATATGCATCTCCCCGAATTGATGGTTCTTTTGTACAATCTAAATCACCTCCAGGATTAATCCACGGCAACCAATTTTGGTTTCGTTCTTCATTATAATCAAACTGAACAAATGTTTTTTTTGGAATTTCGATAGTATTAATTGGTCCTCCTGAAGGAGTAAATGGATTCATTTCCATTTCTAACATCATTATGAATGATTTTCCTTTTGCTAATTCAAATAATTTATCTGGTATTTGTATTCGAATAACTTTTTCTTCATTTTTAGATAAATCAAATTCTGTTCTATTTGAATAATTAAAGTTACTTCCCCAGACTTTTTTATCATCTGTGCAGATTTCTCCTGTTACAGTCCATTTCGTTTTTAGATATGTATGATCATTGTGCATATTTTCAACTTCTGCACGTAAAGTGTGTGGCTCTCTGATATCTGGATAAAATCCATAAATTCTAAATTTTAATTCAGGATTAAAATTTTGAGATGATCTTTCAATTTGTGCAGATTCTTTTGCTTCAATTATTTTAGATAATTTTTCAATCGCAGTTTCCAATGAATCAGTTTGCTTTTTTGTTACATTTACTAAATCGTTTAACTGATTTGTACTATCAATACTTGACTGAACTTGAATTAAAGACATTTGAAACATGAATATTACAATAGCTAACGAAATTATAGAAATCACAGATGCAAGTATTGTTGCTCTATATGATGCAATACGCCATTCATCTTCATTTAAATGTCTGATTTTCATAGTTGGTATCTTTGATATTAAAAATAATATCACTGGGATTAAAAGAGATATTCCAAAAGAGACTCCAACTGAAACTAAAAAATCCCAAAACATGAATTATACTAACTTATGTTGTTCATAAATCGTTATCATGTGGAAAAATATAGATTCTCCATCAAACTTCATCAATATTCATTCATTGTCTCAGAATTATTTGTGAATTTAGGATTTTACAATCCTAGAAATGTGAGCAATTAGGCTAAAATCAGTATTTTTCTAGCTAGTCTTGAGCGTATGGGTGAAAGGAGGCCCATAAGGGCACATCCTATCTGAATTCCATTTTCTAATATTTTCATTCCTATTCTTGTTTTATCAACTTTTATTTCATTTTTCTTATTCATTTCATTTTTCATTTTATTTAATTTCATTTCATTTTTCATTTTATTTAATTTCATTTCATTTTTCATTTTATTTAATTTCATTTCATTTTTCATTTTATTTAATTTCATTTCATTTTTCATTTTATTTAATTTCATTTCATTTTTCATATTATTTTCTATGGTTGTGCTTTTTCTCTGTTGTTCTATTTGAAAAAAATTGCAGCAGAAATTTAGCTTCCTGTATTCTACAGTATTGTAAGTCATTAAAGTAGTTAGAACTTTGCATTATATAATCAAAATGGATACAAGTGTGGTTTTTGCAACGATATTAACAAGAATCTATTATCTACGTATTTTATAAAAATAATTTTATGTACGTATTATTTCCAAAATCGTCATTTTAGTCAAAAAATTAGGTATAAAACAGGTCAAACGTAAATTTAACAGATAATCATAATCATAGATCCAAATTTTTTTCTTAAAACTTAGTTTATGACTCATTAGATGGTTTACGTCATTGAGAGACAAAGTGATTTGTAAAGGCCCTCGAGGGGAATCGAACTCCTGTCCGGGGATCCACAGTCCCCTATACTAGCCACTGTACTACGAGGGCCACGATAAGAAAATTAGAAAATATATTATAATTGTTGATTTATTTAAAAAAAATCATAATTAACAATATTTTCAACCGCTTGGAATTGCATATTCCTCATTTCAATCAGAATGTTTAAAAAAGAAACAATGGTGTTGTGAAGTGTCCCTAGTTAAGAAAATCCACCACTTCTGGTTGGTAGCCAGATATGAATTTCCCATTCTAACTTCACATCACCAGTCATCCACGTAACATCAACTACATCTGGAGGGATACCAGTTGTTGGTGTCCTTATAGAAGATGACTGTAAAATAAATAAATCAAAAACTTTTAATTTCATCCTTTTCGCCTCACAGAATCTATTTGTTTGATTAATCGATCTAAAGAAGTTCGAAGATCTTTCAATATTGAAAATTTTGCATCATCATTAAGAGTATCAGCAAATTCTTTAGTTGGAAATGTATCAACGATATCTTTGATTTTAACTAGTTTTTTGTAAGTGGGACTTTTGATTGTAGGATCATCTTTTATTATTTCATATAATGCTTCTTTGATGGTTTTTTCCTTTAATGCACGTAATGCTTTGGAATTTTTGAAAATAGAATTTAGATGTCTGACATCTCTACTATTAGGAATTTTATTTTCATGAAGCCAATCCATTACAAGTTTTTTTTTCTCTGTATCATCTCGTACATCATCTAAATCTGATCTAAGAAATTCCCACATATGGGGGTATTTTTCTGGATAAGTATCATCATTTGAATATATTATATGATATTCTTCAACTAAATTATATGCTTCAATTTTTTTTATTATTGTAGGTTTACTTTTACGTGTAATTGCTGCGAGTGTGTCGTATGTAACATGACGTTGATCATGTAATGTTTTTAACAATCTAGCTTGATTGAAATCTGGCCATTCATGTTTACCAGCAATATGTATAGATGCAAGAAATGCTTCTTTATCTAATTGTGAGGTGTTAGGATCTATTGGAATACAAATTATTTTACTAAAATCTTGTATGAATTTTTTACCTGTTTTTTGTTCTTTATTCAATCGTTTACAAACAGCAAGTCTTCTATTTCCTTCCAAAACAGTATTTCCATCAACAATCGGAGGTTCTTCCAGACCTCTTTGAGAAATATCTTCGTATAGAAATTCCATATCAGGCATTTTCCATAGAGCTTCTTCTATTTCATCAACAGACGTGAAAGTTTGATGACTTAAGCGAATATTATCTATATCATATTGTAAGTCAACTGTATCAAATTTTTTCTTTGGTAAGAAAGTCATTAATCCTGGCAATACACTTTTTGGTCTAACCATGCGTATATTTTTAGGTATAACTATAAAAGGTTTGTGTTTTAGTTACTTTAACATACTATTTGTGTATTATAACTGATGATTTGAGTTCTAATATAAAATACAACCAAAAGAAACTAATCAAGGTCAACTATAGAAAAATAGTGATATCATCATCTCAAGAAAAAAAGATAGAATTTTTACTAAATAAGAAAATGAGCGATAAGATCAAAAAATATTCTAGAGAAACAACATCAATGCCGTTTTTGTCCAGATTAATGCAAGATGATGGTGCAGTAGCTTCTATGTCATTACTTATTTCTCTTAGCACTACCTTAGGAATGTCACTCTATGAACAATTGGCTATAATTTTAACTGAAAATCATAAAAATGGCAGAGCCGTAAAATTAAGTGGTGGAATAGATCCTAAAAGAACTGCAAAAATTTCTAAAATTATGATAGAGTTAAGAAATGGGACAAGAACTCCAAATAAAAATAAAGAAATTGAAGAAATATTATCCATACCTAATGAAAATCCCGTATTTCAAAAAGAAGGAAATATTGTAGATTTTTATTTTGAAAGAGATGAACAAGAATATTATTTTGAAATAAAAACAGTAAAACCAAATATTGATGTATTTACAGCATCGAAGAAGAAAATGCTTGAATGGGTTGCA is drawn from Candidatus Nitrosarchaeum limnium SFB1 and contains these coding sequences:
- a CDS encoding restriction endonuclease, whose product is MSDKIKKYSRETTSMPFLSRLMQDDGAVASMSLLISLSTTLGMSLYEQLAIILTENHKNGRAVKLSGGIDPKRTAKISKIMIELRNGTRTPNKNKEIEEILSIPNENPVFQKEGNIVDFYFERDEQEYYFEIKTVKPNIDVFTASKKKMLEWVAKKDKKIKSIVALPYNPYAPQPYERFTEQNIFDKKEEFLIGEKFWNFLGGNKTYEQLLEIFDRVGKEHHSKLTEIIKNASKSARKI